In the genome of Thermoproteus tenax Kra 1, the window TCGGCGTCCTAGACATCGGCAAGGGTGCGCCTAGCCGTAGAGGAGTATGCGGAGAGGCCGTCAAAGGAGGTCGCGGGGCAAGAGACGCGTGAAAGTCTGCATAGCCACTTCGAACAAGGCAAAGATAGAGGGGGTTCTTGGCGCGCTCAAGAGGATCGGTCTCCGAGGAGAGATAGAGACTACTGCGTGGCCTCAAGACGTAGTACCCATGACTTTAGAGGAGACAGTGCAGGGAGCGATCAGAAGAGCGGTGAGCTCTCGGCGGGGCGACTGCCTAGGAGTAGGCGTAGAGGCCGGGTTCTTCACCGCGGCTGGAGTACACTTCGGCGTCCACGTAGCGGCCGTATACGATGGAGCTCTCATAGCCGTCGGCGCCTCGCAAGCCTTTCAGATATCGGAGGAGGAATACTTGGCATTTGACAAGAGAGGGCGCGGAGTCTTGGCAGAGCTGGGGACCGACAGAGAGAAGGGGCTGGTCAGCGCATTGACGAACGGCGCTATAGTTCGCCGTCAGTTAGTTGAAGAGGCCGTCTACTTCGCGTTAGTTTCATATATGCACCTATCTGGCCTCAAGTGGTCAAGATAATAGGGCTGGGCCCCTCTGGAGCGGCCCTAGGGTTTCTTTTAGGATCCGCCGAGGTTGAGGAGCGCGTGGGCAGATATTTTAAGGCTTGCGGAGAGGCCGTGCCCGTCGAGACGCCGCTTATCTCCAGAGAGTTCGTAGTAGACAAGGTGCGACGCTATAGGTTCTTCCTAGGCGATCGCTTGTTGGGCGAGGTGTCCTACAGAGAGCCGAGGTGGTACATAATAGAGAAGGGCGCGTGGATAGATTATCTGAGGAGCAGGATAGGGCCTGGGTCAAGCGATGGTGTCGTCGTGGATGCCAGGGGGCCCTATGGGAGCAAAGGGAAGAAGATAGTCGTAGTGATGGCGTATGTGTCCGGCATTAGGCGCGAGGAGGAGACGGCCGACTTTATTTTCCCCCGGAACCACACGGGATTCTACTGGATCTTTCCTCACGGCTCGCTCTACAATATAGGCGGAGGCTTTCTGGAGGTAGAGGATCCTACTGCTCTAGTCAGGGAATTTGCAAATAAGTTGGGCGGTAGAATAATAAATATCAAGGGAGCTCCGCTGACGGTTCTGCCCGAGATAGATCTGGGCTATAACGGACGTTTCAGAGTGGGCGAGTCGGCGGGCTTGATATATCCTTTGACCGGCGAAGGCATAAGGCCCGGCGTCCTCTCGGCGATCGCTCTCGCCGAGGCTCTGAGGACTAAGAACCCCCTCGAGACCTACAGAAGGAGAGTAGAACCTATAGTGAAACAGATCGGACTCCAAAAGAGGCTGTTACTCGCGGCGTCTGCCGCCATTAAGAGGGGCGGAAGTATATCGGCAATAGCGGACGGGAGCCTACTGCGCGACTACATAGAGGAGAATTTATCGCTCCGCGGGCTCTTCGTGGCCCTGGCTAAGAGACCGGCGGCCGCCGCCAGACTTTTGTCGGCTTTGTTGAGGAGATAGCTTATTAACTTAGGCGTGATTTCTCCTATGTTCAAGAAGATCTTGGTCGCTTACGATGGCTCCAATCATGCCAAAAAGGCGCTCGATGTCGCGATAGATCTATCGAAAAAATATGGGGCAAAGCTCTATATAATTGAGGTCATCGATACGGCGACTATACTCGGCTTATCCATGGGGCCGGTCCCCGCCGAGGTCATAGACTCGATAAGAGAGCGCGCCAAGGCCGATCTAAACGATGCAAAGGCGAGGGCTGAGTCGCAGGGAGTTCAGGCCGAAACTCTCATGTTGGAGGGCGATCCAGCCGGCACCATAGTGGATCAAGCAGACAAGCTTGGCGTCGACCTCATAGTGACGGGCAGCCGAGGTCTCTCGACAATAAAGCGGGTCTTTCTAGGGAGCGTCTCCACGGGCATAGTCACACATGCCAGAAAGCCCGTCTTAGTTGTCAAATGATGAGGAACCGGGCTCCTATAGGTGAGGAGAAGATAGGCCGCTGAGACCTCCTCGACCTACAGCGAGAGTCTCGGCGACCACAACTATTTTTACTGGCCTCGGCTAAGCCATGGAGTTTATAAAACGATATATACAAGGCCAACACATTATAACCACATATGTTCTCCACATCGGCGACATCAAGGTGGCGGTAGATCCGGGTCCCCCCAATTCTTTCACACACACCGACGCCGATATAATAATATGTACTCACATACACAACGACCACTGCGGCGCGGCGGGCCACACAAAGAGGCCAGTCTACGTCCACGAGAGATACGTAAGACACTTAGTCGATCCATCGAGACTCTGGCAGGCCACGAGGGAGACCTTGGGTCCCATCGCCGATCTTTTCGGCCAGCCCGTAGGAGCTACTGAGGTGAGACCTCTGAGGGATGGCGAAAGGCTCTTCGACGCAATCGATGTCTACTTCACGCCGGGCCATGCGCCTCACCACGTCATGTTCTACTATAGAGATGGTGGCATTCTCTTCGTGGGAGATGGGGCGGGGGTATACGTGCCCGAAATAGACGCCATATTCCCCACCACGCCTGCGCCGTTTAAGTACGAGGAATACCTGCGCTCTCTCAACAGAGTCTCCTCAATAGGCGCCCAGAGCCTCTGCTTCCCCCACTTCACGTGCACTGAGAACGTGGACCTGATCAGGCGCCACATGGAGCAAATCTCGTTATGGCGCGAAATCGCCAGGGAGGTGGCCGAGGAGGGGGGCAACGTCGACGAACTCGCAAGGCGTCTAGTGCGCGAGGACGAGAACGCGGCCAAGGTGGCCGAGAGAGGCGGGCTCTTGTTCGACTTCTTTTTGCGTCAGACCCTCGTGGGCTTGCTACAAACAGCCTAGGCTTCTTCGTATTTTGAAGCTATTGACAACAGTCTCTCTTCGTCCGATGAGACGAGTTGGACTCCCACGGGCAGATGGGGCGCGGGAGCCGGCACAGATATGGCCGGCAGTCCCGCCAGATTGAAGAGCTCCGTATAAGCCAACAGCTTGGGCCTTATAGCTATTGTATTCGCCTCCTCGACAGGCGGCGCAGCTATCGCCGTAGTCGGCGTGACTAATACGTCGTACCTCTTCAGGAGGCTGTTGAAGTAAGACTTCGCCTCCCTCTGTATCTCCAGAGCTCTGAGGTAGGCAACGGCGGGCAGAGATGCCCCAACCTTCAGAAGAGTGGCCACGTCGCGCCCCATCTCAGGCTCGTGCCTCCTGAGGTAGCCCCAGTTGACGGACGCCGCCTCGGCGAGGAGGATCGCCGCCCGAGCATAGGAGAACTTCCTGGCGTTCACCTCAACCTCCCACCTCTCCCCGCCGGCTGACTCAAGCTTTGCCACGGCCCGCCAGAATGCCTTCTCGACATATTCATCTGGCTCTGCTATGCCCTTCAATATACCGAAGCGGAAGCGGGGCGGCGGCTCGGCCCTCAATCCCCTCAACACGCTCATAAGGTAGACCAAGTCTTTCACCGTGGATGTGAAAAAGCCCAGGTGATCTAGGGAGGGAGCCAGAGGTCTCACGCCCTCTAGGCTTAGGGCGCCGTACGGCGGCTTGTATCCCACAACTCCACAGAGCGATGCCGGGATTCTGACTGAACCGCCGGTGTCGGTGCCCAACGCTATGTGGGCTATGCCCAAGGCCACCGCTCCGGCTGAGCCGCCCGAGGATCCGCCCGTGATTCTAGAGGGATCTCTGGGGTTAAGCGTTGGGCCAAAGTGTGGATTAACGTTGGTGGCCCCCAGAGCCAGCTCGTGCATGTTTGTCTTCCCCAACACCAAGGCTCCCTCCTCCTCTAGCGCCGTGACTATGGGGGCCGTCAGCTCGGGCACCTCTCTGGCGTAGGGCGCCCCATTGGTTGTGGGCAGCCCGGCCACGTCTATGTTGTCTTTAACCGCGACCACTACGCCGAGGAGGCGGCGTCCACTTCTGAGGAGTGAGGCGCGCTCGGCCCTCTTGGGCAGATCTCTGTCCAACGCCAGGAAGTAGTTGTACTTTTGGCCCTCGGCCCTCTTTAGACTCTCCAGAGCGGTTCTGACGACATAGTCGGGGTCAGCTCTAGCTTTATCTACGATCTCTTTTATCATATGAGGCCGAGGCCCCTCAATATACTCTCAACTTGTCTCTCCACTTCCTCCGTAGCCTCCCCTGCCCCCAACTCCCTCAGAAGCTCCTTGACGTACTTCATTGAGCTTATGGCAAGTAGACGCATAAAACAATTTCTCGGAGATCCAGTTGGCTTGGTTCGAGATGTAGTCCACCTTTTTGCGGAGCTCGAAGTCCCTCGGCTCTAAGCTCAACATATCTATATACAGCCTCTCTACTGCCTCCTTTAGCCTCCTGGCGAGGTCGAGGTTGCCCCTCACTAGTTCCTCGTTTGTCTTTCTGCCGAGCTCCCCCGCTATATCGGCAACGCCCATCAGATAGGTCATCACGTCTACGCCGAGCTCCTCCAAGGTGGGCAGTCTTCCCTCACGCAGATAGGTCCACAGAGAGACCGCCTCCACGTATTCCTGCAGACCTTGGGCGCCGCTGTTGTAGAACATGGGATATCTTGATACAAGCGACCTCAGCTCTGTTGCGGCCGCCTCCATATCTTTCAGGTGTCTCTGGGCCGCCTCCATGTCGTTGCGTATGAGCGAATATATCACCGATTTGCTGAGCCTGGTTACTCTGATAGAGGTCTGTATAACTCTCTCTCGCGCGTCCTCGTAGCTCCTCAACTCGTTATAAAGCCTCTCCACATCGAGCATGCCCAGGACGCACCTCAAGCCTTATATCTGTTCTGCGCCAGCTCCACTCGTCCTCTGTCTTCTCAGCGCTGTGAAGTACAATAGATACCCCAGGGCGAGCCACAGGCCGAGGAACCACAGATAGGGCCACTTCTCTGCGAATGTAAACACTAGGCCCGTCGCAGTGAACGCCATGGCCAGGATAGAGGTCAGCGGGAGGCCCTTGATCCGCGGCGATCTAAATGCGCTGTAGAAGATGCCGCGCCTAGTCACTAGGCCCAACGAGAGAGCTATCATGAAGTAGTTTATGAGAGAGCCCACAGCATAGATATCGACAAGAAGCTGGATCTCGCCCGGCAGAAGGAACAATATAGAGACGATGTACGTCATGGTCAATCCGACGTAGGGAGTCCTGAAACGTTTGTGCACTCGGGAGAAGAGGGGCGGCAGTAGCTTTTCCTCGGCCAGAATATAGACCAGGCGGGCGAAGGCCACGTAGCCAGTAACGGCAGCCATGAGCATTATGAGCACGACCACGAGGAACACTGGCGTCACAAGCCACCACGCCGTCTTGCGCGCTAGGTCTAACATAACCAGGGCCGGATCGCCTATCTCGGAGGGCGCTAGCGCGCTCATAATCGCC includes:
- a CDS encoding inosine/xanthosine triphosphatase, with the protein product MKVCIATSNKAKIEGVLGALKRIGLRGEIETTAWPQDVVPMTLEETVQGAIRRAVSSRRGDCLGVGVEAGFFTAAGVHFGVHVAAVYDGALIAVGASQAFQISEEEYLAFDKRGRGVLAELGTDREKGLVSALTNGAIVRRQLVEEAVYFALVSYMHLSGLKWSR
- a CDS encoding NAD(P)/FAD-dependent oxidoreductase, whose translation is MVKIIGLGPSGAALGFLLGSAEVEERVGRYFKACGEAVPVETPLISREFVVDKVRRYRFFLGDRLLGEVSYREPRWYIIEKGAWIDYLRSRIGPGSSDGVVVDARGPYGSKGKKIVVVMAYVSGIRREEETADFIFPRNHTGFYWIFPHGSLYNIGGGFLEVEDPTALVREFANKLGGRIINIKGAPLTVLPEIDLGYNGRFRVGESAGLIYPLTGEGIRPGVLSAIALAEALRTKNPLETYRRRVEPIVKQIGLQKRLLLAASAAIKRGGSISAIADGSLLRDYIEENLSLRGLFVALAKRPAAAARLLSALLRR
- a CDS encoding universal stress protein, giving the protein MFKKILVAYDGSNHAKKALDVAIDLSKKYGAKLYIIEVIDTATILGLSMGPVPAEVIDSIRERAKADLNDAKARAESQGVQAETLMLEGDPAGTIVDQADKLGVDLIVTGSRGLSTIKRVFLGSVSTGIVTHARKPVLVVK
- a CDS encoding MBL fold metallo-hydrolase: MEFIKRYIQGQHIITTYVLHIGDIKVAVDPGPPNSFTHTDADIIICTHIHNDHCGAAGHTKRPVYVHERYVRHLVDPSRLWQATRETLGPIADLFGQPVGATEVRPLRDGERLFDAIDVYFTPGHAPHHVMFYYRDGGILFVGDGAGVYVPEIDAIFPTTPAPFKYEEYLRSLNRVSSIGAQSLCFPHFTCTENVDLIRRHMEQISLWREIAREVAEEGGNVDELARRLVREDENAAKVAERGGLLFDFFLRQTLVGLLQTA
- a CDS encoding amidase is translated as MIKEIVDKARADPDYVVRTALESLKRAEGQKYNYFLALDRDLPKRAERASLLRSGRRLLGVVVAVKDNIDVAGLPTTNGAPYAREVPELTAPIVTALEEEGALVLGKTNMHELALGATNVNPHFGPTLNPRDPSRITGGSSGGSAGAVALGIAHIALGTDTGGSVRIPASLCGVVGYKPPYGALSLEGVRPLAPSLDHLGFFTSTVKDLVYLMSVLRGLRAEPPPRFRFGILKGIAEPDEYVEKAFWRAVAKLESAGGERWEVEVNARKFSYARAAILLAEAASVNWGYLRRHEPEMGRDVATLLKVGASLPAVAYLRALEIQREAKSYFNSLLKRYDVLVTPTTAIAAPPVEEANTIAIRPKLLAYTELFNLAGLPAISVPAPAPHLPVGVQLVSSDEERLLSIASKYEEA
- a CDS encoding haloacid dehalogenase, translated to MLDVERLYNELRSYEDARERVIQTSIRVTRLSKSVIYSLIRNDMEAAQRHLKDMEAAATELRSLVSRYPMFYNSGAQGLQEYVEAVSLWTYLREGRLPTLEELGVDVMTYLMGVADIAGELGRKTNEELVRGNLDLARRLKEAVERLYIDMLSLEPRDFELRKKVDYISNQANWISEKLFYASTCHKLNEVRQGASEGVGGRGGYGGSGETS